The following nucleotide sequence is from Bacteroidota bacterium.
AATCATAAACCTGCTGCCTTTACCGGGTTCAGAATTGAGCCATATTTTACCACCCATAAGCATCACAAGGTTTTTGCTGATAGTAAGCCCTAATCCGGCTCCTTTTATTGTCTGGCGCTCATTAGCCGATCTTAGCTGATAGAAGCGGTCAAAGATTAATTCGTGTTTTTCTTTCGGTATCCCGATTCCGGTATCGGAAACATAAAATGTAACCGATGCATCGGATGTTTCGAACCCAATTTCAATTTCTCCTTGTTCGGTATATTTAAAGGCGTTTTCGAGAAGGTTGGAGAGAATTTGTTTTAGCCGGCTTCCATCGGTATTGATAATATAGCTGTAATTGTCGGCAATATTCAGCTTAAACCTTAAATGATTGTGGTGTTTCTGGGTTTTTATCTGGCTATAAACTTTATACAAATCCTGCAACAATTTACTAATGTTGGTGGGTTGAATAAAGAGTTTTAATTGTTGCGATTCGATTTTTGCAATGTCGATAATATCGTCTATCAAGCTAAGCAGCGAATCGCCTGCAGTGGTAATATGATCGAGGTATTCTTCTTTTTGTTCGTTGTTTAAGTCTGGTTCGCGCAGGAAATTCGAAAAAGCAATAATGGCGTTCATCGGGGTGCGCAGTTCGTGAGACATATTGGCCAAAAAGGCCGATTTCAATTTGTCCGATTCTTCTGCAATTCTTCTGTCTGTTTCCAGCTTGTGAAGTTCTACGGAGCGCTTTTCGGTAAGGGTATCGAGATTTAATTTATGTTGCGCCAATCGCTTCTCGGCTTTTCGTTTCTGATAGTAAACCGATGTTACTATTATTAGGGCAAAGGCTACAATGAGTAAAATGCTGATTATGGCAAATAATTGGGTGATTCGCTGTTTAGATTTTACTTCAGCCTGAAGAATATTTTTATCCTTGTTTTCTAGTTGATAGAGCAATTCCAGTTCTTTTACTTTGCTTTGAGCCTGGGCTCTTAGTGCAGAGTCGTTTACCTGATTGTAAAGCTTCTGATAGCTTAAGGATTTAGGAATTTGCCCTGCTTGTTCTGCGTGTTTCGCCAAGTCACTGTAATTACTGAGTAAACCTTCGGTATGATTCAGTTTTTTTGCCAATTCGAGGCTTTTCTCAAAACAGCGAAGGGCTTCCCCTGGTCGGTCTGAATGCGCAGCTGCTGCACCCATATTGTTCAATGCCCACATGCGCCCTATCTCTGAGCCTGTTTTTGAAAAATGGGTGTATGCTTTTTCGAATTGCTCATAAGCGGTGGCATATTTCTTTTTGTCGAGCCAAACCAATCCTATATTGGTATAATTAATACCTATGCCGTTAAGGTCGTTTGTTTGAAAGTTACAGTCAATTGCTTTTTGGTAATAAGCAATGGCCAATGAATCTTGCTTTTGGGTATAACTCACAATTCCAAGGTTTTGATAAACCTCAGCCATATTAGCTGTTTTATCTAACTGCGCATACAAATTAAGCGACAGCTTGAAATTCTTTTGAGCCTCAGCGTAATGTCCCATCCTGCTATTAAGCAATCCAATATTTTGAAAGGTAAGCGCCTGCTTTTCCTTTTTGTTGGTTTTTTCAAACAAACGCTCGGCTTTCAGATAATTTTGAAGTGAAACCTCGTATTTGCCTAGATAATATTGAGTCAACCCTAATAAAAAATGGATTTCTGCCAAAGTTTGGTCCTGGCTCGTTTTATCGTAATAATTGCAAGCAGTATATAAATATTTCTCGGCTTCGTAATATTCCTGCACATTAATTTTGGCTTGTCCTATAAGTTGCGATGCATAGGCAAGTCTTTCTGGAAAATTATAGCGCGCTGATAGTTCTTTTGCTTTTACTGCATTGGAGGAGGAAAAAGTAGGATTGGAATCGATAAATTTTTCGCTGGTAAGAAGATAATAGTCTACACTGTCTTTCATATCGCCGCTGGTGCGACCGATTGGAAAACTGTCTGGATGGTTTGCGAACCCTGCAGGTTGAGCGCAAAAGAGCGATAGAGCTATTAGAATTTGCCTTATAATCATACCGGCAGGCAAAATAGAAATATTTTAGGGCTTATTCCCTAACTCTGCAGCGGAGATATTAACAGTTTAAGGAATAATATGAACCCCCAATGCGCTTTGATTTTGTAAAAAACTGTAAATCAAATGCATTAGGGGTTACAAGTTATTAGAAAAGTATTGTGCTATTTTTAATAATCAAACTTTATGGGGATAGTAAAACTAGTTTTAACTGGGTTTCCATTTTGGCTACCGGGAGTCCATCGGGGTGTATTATTCATTACTCTTATGGCTTCCTGGTCGAGCAAAGGATGTGCACCTCTGATTACTTCAACCTTAGAAACGGTTCCGGTTTCGTCTACTTCGAATCGTAGGTATACAGTGGCCGGAAGGCTGTCTTTTGGCATCATTGCCGGAATTTGTATCTGTTTTTGAATGTATTCTACAAAATGGCTTAAATCCCCCCCTTCAAACTCGGGCATTTTTTCAACCACCACAAAATCAAACGAATTCTCTTCGGCAAGCTCTTCGCTATAATAATTGTAGGTTTTACTCTCCTTCCTGGCAACACCCATACTGCGACTTGGTGCTGAAGCTGTGCCATAACCAACCACCGCCAGGTTACTAACGCCTTCTGGTAAGGGAAGTGGCTGTTTAACGGTACTATACTGCAGCGAAGCGTTGGAGACTTCGCTGTCGATGGCAATAAAGGAAGTATAGGCTGTAAGCAGATTGTATTTAAGCCCCAGTTCGGTAATGTTTGCCTGCAATTCAGGTTCGTTCGAAACCTGGGAGTAATCGGCCAGCAGACGAACTTTTTCCCGCGCCCAAAGGTACTTCAGGGCATGATTCTCTGATTTATTCATGTTTTCGAGGGATAGTGTTTGTGCATAGGACTGTCCCCCAGTGATGCCTTTAATATGAAGTGTTCCTGCTGTGGTTCCTTTGTATTTTCCTATTATTATCAATGGCCTTTCTGAGAACAAATCAGGCATTTTCTCGGGAAGAATATCATAGGCCTCGAATCCTTTAAATTGAAATTCGATGTTGGTAAGCACCGGCTGGCTGATGTATTTTTCAAACTTCCGGGCCACTTTTTTGGCTTCTTCCTCGTTCTGAGCAATAAAAGCCTCTCCATAACCCACATGTGCCATGCCTTCCATCAGGTAGCGGTTTACAGAAGAACCAATGCCAAAGGCAAAAAAGTTGGCTTTACCAAGATTTTGCCGGATGTACTCAAACGATTCCTTTTCTACGGATATATATCCATCGGTAAGAATTACAAAGGATCTTGAAAAATTTTCTTCGTAGTTCAAGCCCATAGCAGTTTGTAAGGCTGAAAGCAATTCTGTGCCACCACCTCCTTGCTGCTTTTCCATAAATGATATGGCTTTGCTGATATTTTCGCTATTTGCCTCTAACGATTTTTGGGAGTAAACACTTGAACTTCCTGCAAAGAATACAATGTTAAACTTGTCGCTTTCTTTTAATCCGTTAAGAAGGTTTTT
It contains:
- a CDS encoding TonB family protein — translated: MKNLISKILSLSGWFLPILILCSQSTSAQVDLPISDESSTDKCLSPYFQVLNNEDGLESMPLKSTRVEVNIAGVIANIEVTQVYTNTGTAPIEAIYVFPASTRAAVHGMVMRIGEREIVALVEDKTKARQLYNQAQQEGKVASLLEEHRPNVFQMNVANIMPGAIVEVILSYTELLVPTEKIYEFVYPTVVGPRYVNASLAENNSSENWTANPYLPEGQKTASTLDIEVNLSAGMPVKEAFCNTHQHKLTFKDKTSALLKLEDPLGGNRDFVFKYRLAGNTIESGIMVFSDPQGENYFLAMVQPPKAIESAQIPSREYVFIVDVSGSMSGFPLEVSKTLIKNLLNGLKESDKFNIVFFAGSSSVYSQKSLEANSENISKAISFMEKQQGGGGTELLSALQTAMGLNYEENFSRSFVILTDGYISVEKESFEYIRQNLGKANFFAFGIGSSVNRYLMEGMAHVGYGEAFIAQNEEEAKKVARKFEKYISQPVLTNIEFQFKGFEAYDILPEKMPDLFSERPLIIIGKYKGTTAGTLHIKGITGGQSYAQTLSLENMNKSENHALKYLWAREKVRLLADYSQVSNEPELQANITELGLKYNLLTAYTSFIAIDSEVSNASLQYSTVKQPLPLPEGVSNLAVVGYGTASAPSRSMGVARKESKTYNYYSEELAEENSFDFVVVEKMPEFEGGDLSHFVEYIQKQIQIPAMMPKDSLPATVYLRFEVDETGTVSKVEVIRGAHPLLDQEAIRVMNNTPRWTPGSQNGNPVKTSFTIPIKFDY
- a CDS encoding response regulator, translating into MIIRQILIALSLFCAQPAGFANHPDSFPIGRTSGDMKDSVDYYLLTSEKFIDSNPTFSSSNAVKAKELSARYNFPERLAYASQLIGQAKINVQEYYEAEKYLYTACNYYDKTSQDQTLAEIHFLLGLTQYYLGKYEVSLQNYLKAERLFEKTNKKEKQALTFQNIGLLNSRMGHYAEAQKNFKLSLNLYAQLDKTANMAEVYQNLGIVSYTQKQDSLAIAYYQKAIDCNFQTNDLNGIGINYTNIGLVWLDKKKYATAYEQFEKAYTHFSKTGSEIGRMWALNNMGAAAAHSDRPGEALRCFEKSLELAKKLNHTEGLLSNYSDLAKHAEQAGQIPKSLSYQKLYNQVNDSALRAQAQSKVKELELLYQLENKDKNILQAEVKSKQRITQLFAIISILLIVAFALIIVTSVYYQKRKAEKRLAQHKLNLDTLTEKRSVELHKLETDRRIAEESDKLKSAFLANMSHELRTPMNAIIAFSNFLREPDLNNEQKEEYLDHITTAGDSLLSLIDDIIDIAKIESQQLKLFIQPTNISKLLQDLYKVYSQIKTQKHHNHLRFKLNIADNYSYIINTDGSRLKQILSNLLENAFKYTEQGEIEIGFETSDASVTFYVSDTGIGIPKEKHELIFDRFYQLRSANERQTIKGAGLGLTISKNLVMLMGGKIWLNSEPGKGSRFMIRIPVESIKKQVNITYKEQKKEVDSIRNKYNFSNLTILIAEDEDLNYKVLDTCLSQTKANIIRAIDGKSAVEICHNQKVDIVLMDIQLPGMDGYEATQHIKSLNNRIPVIAQTSFAMKGEKERCLQAGCDDFITKPLNIELLLQKIQNHMLIKVK